ACGCAGTTCCAGCTCATTCCATAGTCATATTATTATTTGTAACTCGTTTAGTGTCCGCAATAGGAAAATCCAAGCCCTGGACAGATTTCCTGCCACCTAATCTCCTAAGCCTTGATTTCTCCGAGAGAATTCGCACAGACTCTTTAGCCATTGAATCAGCCTCTAGCGATTATGGTAACATTGTCCACGAAAACCCAGCCGCAGTTCTTTATCCATCATCCACACAAGACATCGTGAGTCTAATAAAATTCGCCTACAATAATTCTGCTCCTTTTACTGTATCTGCTAGAGGCCGCAGTCATTCTGTATTTGGACAAGCTATGGCTCCTAATGGAGTAGTAGTAGACATGATGCATCTAAGGAGTCATAGAGAGCAGAATGGAGTTATAGTCTCAAAGAACCCTTCACTGGGGTTTTATGCAGATGTTGGAGGCGAACAGCTATGGATTGATGTGTTAAAAGCCACATTGGAGCATGGACTTGCACCGGTGTCATGGACCGATTACTTGTATCTCACCGTTGGAGGGACGCTCTCTAATGCTGGAATAAGTGGACAAAGTTTTCGATATGGTCCTCAGATCAGCAACGTCTACGAAATGGATGTTGTAACTGGTAATTCTCTAGCTAGCTAGCTGTTTTCACATTTTCTAGCAGTTGAGATCGAATAGAGAAGATGGTATAGGTGACTAGGTGGTGGCGGTAGTAGTTGTGATGCATTAACTATCACTTTCATGCCATTTATTAATGTTTAGAAGCAAGTTCGCTTTTTCCCGCTATGTGAAAATGTCTCTTCTGTTCTGTGTTGTGATCCCAGCCAGACATTTCTTGGgcttaaatttaagacaataaatctAAATAGTATGATTTAGTTGTGGTCAACATTactcaattttaaaatttctagtgTGGGTTCTTGTTCTTAAATGTTATGTGAGTGACATTTTATTTTACTATTGATTTTGCATGCATGATGCATGCGGTTATTTAGGGTTAATCCATGAGATTTATCTCTTCTTTTTTCAACCAGGAAAAGGCGAGCTTGTCACTTGCTCTGCGCACAAGAATTCTGAGCTATTTTATGCTGTTCTGGGCGGCCTAGGCCAATTTGGAATCATAACCAGGGCTAGAATAGGTATAGAGCCAGCACCAAAGAGGGTATGTCAACACATATAAGAGATCTCTTCCCCCATTCAGAAGTTCTTATGTGTGAAAATAATTCCAATTTTAcattatttttattcattttcaagGCATATATATAATTAAGGTATAAATAATAAGCAGCCAACTATAAACTACCAACTCAGTAATTATTTTATCTGCTCAGTGCTTTTATATATATTACTTGTCATTTtgtacattctgctcactctaaTGTGGGGTTCTATTTTTGTTTTTTGTTCTTAGGTTAAGTGGGTACGGGTGCTTTACAGCGATTTCTCAGCCTTCACAAAAGACCAAGAACGTTTAATCTCAATCAATGGAAGAAAACAAAGCAATGCACTTGATTACGTGGAAGGTTCACTTCTTATGAACCAGGGTCCTCCAAATAATTGGAGATCTTCCTTTTTCCCTTCGTCTGATATCCCCAGAATAATGTCAATAGTAACCCAACACGGCATCATCTACTGTCTTGAAGTGGCCAAGTATTATGATGATACAACCCAACATTCTGTGGCCAAGGTATATACACTTAatggtataaatttaattaatgaccaCCACTAATGtctttttactaattaatttcgacattattttattatatttcttgtaggAACTTCAGCAAATGTACAAAGGGTTAAGCTTCATTCCTGGATTTAAGTTGGAGAAAGATGTGTCGTATGTGGAGTTTTTAGATAGAGTAAGAAATGGAGAGCTAAAGCTTCAGTCACAAGGACTCTGGGATGTTCCTCATCCATGGCTTAATCTTTTTCTGCCAAAATCTCGTATTTCTGACTTCAATTCAGGTGTTTTCCGAGACATTGTTCTTAAACGAAACATTACCACAGGACCTGTCCTTATTTACCCAATGAACCGAAACAAGTAAGTGTACTTATTACtagcaattaattaattaatctcttgtttaagaaaaaaaaatgaaatagtgCTAATTAATGATGTACAATAATTGAAAATTACAGATGGGATGATCGAACTTCTGCAGTCATACCAGATGAGGAAGTATTTTACACAGTGGGATTTCTGCATTCAAGTGGGTTTGATGACTGGCAGAAGTATGATGATCAGAACAAAGAACTGTTAAAGTTCTGTGAAAAAGCGGGCATCAAGGTTAAGCAGTATTTTCCCCATGACAAAAGTAAAGAGGAATGGATCAACCATTTTGGATCCAAATGGAGAACTTTTCGAGAGAGGAAAGCTCTGTTTGATCCAAAAATGATGCTATCGCCAGGCCAGAGAATTTTCAACTGACCCTCTTAAGTCTTAGCTTTGTAGTACAAGAATTCCAGGCGTATCACATGATTGAAGTTAGAGATAAATAGAACCTCCAGATATTTCAGTTAATGCTACAGTTAGGCaagaaaatagaaaaaatggGCAGCACGACGACAAGACGTTTACTGTTGGTAGAAGTTGACAGGTCGTAGTAGATAGTAATATAGGAAGAAGGATCCAAATCATGAGGAAGTTCTTTGGGACAATATTTTTCTTGAGGATGTCTTTGTCTTCACTGATTTTGTGCCtgtaaatatttttatatgtatAATGCGAGAGCTTTATATGTAAAAAAGGATTGTTGCACtgttttaaaattctttttaCCTTAATATATAAAGAGAAATTAAGGAATATGTTATTAGCATTGAACCAAAGGCTATTTTCTTTATGTTGTTAGGCTAATAATGGTCTTAAGGAATATGTTATTAGCATTGAACCAAAAGGCTATTTTCTTTGTGTTGTTAGGCTAATAATGGTCTCCTTCTTTTTTGTTGGAGAGCCATATATAGTTGGTAATTATTCTTGGCCAATAAGTGACAATTTGCATTTGAAGGGAAGTGCTGAAACCCCACATCAATTATTAGTTATAGAAAATTGAAAGGGAATATAAGCAAGGAGAGCCGAGTCCAATTAATTGGCTTAAACCATTTTGATAGAGGCAACTCTAAATTTAATAACTAAATTTTCTCGTGTTTTTAACACTCTCTAGATATATAACATcttaaattcaattattttttcacCTTTTCAACTAAAATTATTGCAGGAAGGCTAAAACATTTTGCTAATCTTATGtgtgaaaataaaatatatcacACTCTCATGAATGTAATTGGTATCATGGAGAGTACTGCTTGATTATTTTTACTAACTTGAAGCTTAAAATAACAtatctaattattttttatatatgttATACAAAATTTTCCTACtagataatttttaaaatatctcTTATATGATTACTGTTCTTTGTTAATTGATATtactatcttaatcatttttaataGTTGAAGCATATTATTAtatcacaatatatatatatatatatattgaaaatcattaaaaaagtaattatatgtttttttattggcctgtttgaaaattaaaattttataaaaagtttaaaattaaatattttttattataattttcatatttaaaaagataataagtgaaataattcaattcttttaacttaaaaaaaattatttaaaaaaaatagcaaTCATtcgtataataatataaaaatttaattgaattctttTCTTGTATATAATTTGTTCCAAACGAAGCTTATATCAATGCGAATAAAGCACTATTCTCTGAAATTCATTCATAATACCACTTGATTTCAATATTAAAAGAAAGAAAGGGAGAGTaaccaaaaggaaaaaaaaagagtgAAATCATATAAGTAGAATTTGATAACAGCATCGCCACAAAGCAGAAGGGGAGGAAGAGGAGCACTAGTGAAAAGAGAAGGTAAAGCTGAATAATGAGATTGATAACAAGTAgaaatgagtaatgaacaaaccaGGAATTGAACAGGGGATGCTGTGGCTTTGCGGCCTGCAGATGGGCCATAGATAACCCATTAGTACTACAGAATGTTGGCAACTTTATTTGCAGCTTGCAGGCAACCAGGAGACATCAAAAGTAGCAACTCTCCCTATCATTTTTGACCTTTTTATTACTAATCCATTTTCTACTTATATATGCCATTGATTTCCTAGATTAGTAGCTTTGTCTTTTTTGCCTAAAAAGATATAAACAACTTGCGATAATCTATTATTAGTGAAGGCACAACATAACCCTTTTTCTCTTTTCTGCTTTTATACCAAACACTATCATTATCATGTCaattttgttttgttattttcatAGAATTTGTCCTACCTACTTAAGCTAGTCCttcatttcttttaaaattttgatttgtagTTCTCAGCTTTAGCAAATCTCACAATCCCTACTTCTGAAACTCATTAGTCACAACCAGCGGTCTAAGGCCTAAAATTTGGGCATGGGAGAATTGGTTATGGGCTAGGCTAGTGGACTCATCCATACTCCATAGGCCTATTTTTCAATTTTCTCTGACCATGGGCTAATCTTTCTCGCTTTGAACTTTTCTCATACATTTGGGCTTCATGGGCAGCTCTCAGTTCTCAAGTGATTTATTCTGAGCTAAAAGCTTTCCAGTACTATTAATGGTAGCTATGGATATGGCGCACTCGCTTCTGCCTTCTGATTCATCTCTGTACCCGCTTCTCCTTCGAGCCCCGAATTATTCTTCATTTAAAACTTTCAAATTTGGTACTTATTGTTCTTCTGGCCGTTCAATTCAAGTGTATGCCGCTAAAACCAAAAGAAAGCCCAGGCCTAGCTTCTCTGAACAAATTCGTGATAAATGGTCTGTCAGAGTCCCTTCAACAAGAGAGAAATTTCCATGGGAAGAACAAAAACGGCAGCAACTGCAAGAACTAGACGAAGAGGAAGAAATAGAAGCCTCTGGGGCGTTTTTCTCTGAAGCAGAAATTGATGCTAGCCCATCAGTGAGCGATGGTTCAGTGAGTTTTACTCTACCCAATCGTTTAATTACAGCTCCTTGGATTCATGGATCAACACCCCAAAGGACCCACTTCTATTCTCACCATAAAAATGGTGAAAATGTTAATGAAATTTTCGACCATCTCGAAGAAACTGCTGTATATGCTGTTGTTGATAAAGCAAAAAGTTTGGAGACGGAAgctaattacaataaaatatgcAAGGAAGGTGATGATGTATTACATGTTGATGACACAGAAAGCTTTGACGAAGAAGTAAATTATAATGACAAATGCAAAGAAGAAACAGTTATACTTGGTGCTGTTTCAGTTGAGTTACCAAGGGATAAGGAAATAGCAAGAGCTGAGGACTCAAACGATGCTATTTCTCAAAATGAGAAACCTACCGGGGCCAATCGAGAGAATGGAAATATTCAGCTTTCTCGTGATGATAATAGCAGTTCAATTGAATTGCCGTGGGAGAGAAAGAGGGAAGTGGAGTCCTTGGACGGAGATTGGAGAAGGAAGAGGAGCAACACTGATTTGGCGGAGAGAATCTTGCCTGAACATGAGTTGAAGAGGCTGAGGAATGTTGCGTTGAGGATGTTTGAGAGGATTAAAGTTGGGGCTGCAGGCATTACCCAGGATTTGGTGGATGCAGTTCATGCGAAGTGGAGGCTGGATGAggtggtgaagttgaagttcGAAGGGCCTCTTTCATGTAACATGAAAAGGACACATGAGATTTTGGAGGTCAGTAACTCAGTATATTTGCATTGTtaaatttaagtatttaaaaTGACTACTTGTATGCAATGTTAATAACTTTGTAGCGTAAAGTAACTTTTGTGGTTTGCTTGCACCTCACTAAAATTTAGCATGTGAACGTTTTCTAGTGGGAAATGAAGTGTGGTTTCAGTGACTCTTTTCAATATTGTGCATGCCCTGAATATTCATGTAATGTTAGATTGGCAATTGCAGTACTCTGTTCGCTTTTGGTaccaattatatattttat
The sequence above is a segment of the Hevea brasiliensis isolate MT/VB/25A 57/8 chromosome 11, ASM3005281v1, whole genome shotgun sequence genome. Coding sequences within it:
- the LOC110656154 gene encoding cytokinin dehydrogenase 3, which produces MAVNYAVPAHSIVILLFVTRLVSAIGKSKPWTDFLPPNLLSLDFSERIRTDSLAIESASSDYGNIVHENPAAVLYPSSTQDIVSLIKFAYNNSAPFTVSARGRSHSVFGQAMAPNGVVVDMMHLRSHREQNGVIVSKNPSLGFYADVGGEQLWIDVLKATLEHGLAPVSWTDYLYLTVGGTLSNAGISGQSFRYGPQISNVYEMDVVTGKGELVTCSAHKNSELFYAVLGGLGQFGIITRARIGIEPAPKRVKWVRVLYSDFSAFTKDQERLISINGRKQSNALDYVEGSLLMNQGPPNNWRSSFFPSSDIPRIMSIVTQHGIIYCLEVAKYYDDTTQHSVAKELQQMYKGLSFIPGFKLEKDVSYVEFLDRVRNGELKLQSQGLWDVPHPWLNLFLPKSRISDFNSGVFRDIVLKRNITTGPVLIYPMNRNKWDDRTSAVIPDEEVFYTVGFLHSSGFDDWQKYDDQNKELLKFCEKAGIKVKQYFPHDKSKEEWINHFGSKWRTFRERKALFDPKMMLSPGQRIFN